A part of Quatrionicoccus australiensis genomic DNA contains:
- a CDS encoding response regulator — MRQTALIVEDDPGTRHVLSATLLTAGINSIFAETGAQMWQQLSENPDVIILDLSLPDSDGLELLRQLRQQSEIPVLIHSTRSDEVERIIGIEIGADDFLPKPCNLRELVARTRGLLRRTQGRQPTPKNEARRMHFGNWTLDTASRELTDAEGRPAPLGVSAFALLSAFLDHPFEPLSRELLSRVLKREYVPYDRIIDVHVSQIRRTLGKQADGSSFIKTLRSQGYVFIAAVETSQ; from the coding sequence ATGCGCCAGACTGCGCTCATTGTGGAAGACGATCCGGGAACACGCCATGTTCTCAGCGCCACGCTGTTAACGGCCGGCATTAATAGCATATTTGCTGAAACCGGCGCACAAATGTGGCAGCAACTCTCCGAGAACCCCGACGTCATCATTCTTGATCTCAGCCTGCCCGACTCAGATGGGCTGGAACTCCTGCGCCAGTTACGACAACAATCGGAAATTCCGGTATTGATTCACTCGACTCGATCAGACGAAGTCGAACGTATCATCGGCATTGAAATCGGCGCCGACGATTTCTTGCCTAAACCTTGCAATCTCCGCGAACTGGTTGCACGAACCCGCGGCTTGCTGCGACGGACGCAAGGACGTCAGCCCACCCCAAAAAATGAAGCTCGACGCATGCATTTTGGTAACTGGACACTTGATACGGCATCGCGCGAACTTACCGATGCCGAGGGCCGCCCAGCACCACTCGGCGTTTCCGCCTTCGCTCTGCTCTCCGCATTTCTCGACCATCCATTTGAGCCGCTTTCCCGGGAATTGCTTTCCCGCGTACTAAAACGCGAATACGTCCCATATGATCGAATCATTGACGTCCATGTCAGTCAGATTCGCCGCACCCTCGGCAAGCAAGCGGATGGAAGCAGTTTCATCAAAACCCTGCGCTCCCAAGGATATGTTTTCATCGCGGCAGTGGAAACGTCTCAATAA
- a CDS encoding TolC family outer membrane protein, translating to MKPNTILALLLSTVFPVLAQAAPDGAPATLKEVAQQAVLSSPEVTSKWHNYKAAEEEVGVARGGFLPRIDATAGVGRESLKQPPTNESNNYTRSGFGLSLNQMLFDGFATHNEVKRLDKARLVRYYELLDASENIALEAARAYLDVLRYRFLVNLAEDNYVQHKATHEQLIRRTQSGVGRRVDLEQAGSRLALAEINLTTETANLHDVTARYQRLVNSQPPGSVIPPSQLSNGLPASQKAAQDVLYKKNPALLAAVENIEAAERDMAVRRAAYSPKLDFRARTDHTKNYLGVDGDRVQNVAELVINWNLFNGGSDRARERQYGERKNIALDLREKACRDTRQTLSIAYNDVLRLKEQANYLATQVSLLEKTRDAYRDQFNVGQRTLLDLLDTENELLSARRNAVNADTDLSLAYLRTYAGMGTLLEYLGLQKLDVRDPESSELASVDASQFCPNDSISTFASDREALNARAMSQLNTKPMAPQVAFAPAAASANDDIIRQVKSWAAAWSAKNYSDYAGFYAPTFTPDGGLNREDWAQLRRSRISTRDNISVDVQEVTVRMDGKDRAFADFRQVYQSNQYRDVTKKTLEMILVGGKWLINREGSSPCAGNTVGGCKVTGGK from the coding sequence ATGAAACCAAACACTATTCTTGCCTTGCTTCTCTCCACAGTGTTTCCGGTGCTTGCGCAGGCTGCTCCCGATGGCGCCCCTGCGACACTAAAAGAGGTTGCTCAACAGGCGGTGCTGAGCAGTCCGGAAGTGACTTCGAAATGGCACAACTACAAAGCGGCGGAAGAGGAAGTCGGCGTTGCGCGCGGTGGCTTTTTGCCGCGGATTGATGCGACGGCCGGGGTTGGTCGCGAAAGTCTGAAGCAACCTCCGACGAATGAAAGCAATAATTACACGCGCAGTGGTTTTGGCTTGAGCCTGAACCAAATGCTGTTTGATGGCTTTGCAACCCACAACGAAGTCAAGCGCCTCGACAAGGCTCGCCTGGTTCGTTACTACGAGTTGCTTGATGCATCAGAAAACATCGCGCTTGAAGCCGCTCGTGCTTATCTTGATGTTTTGCGCTACCGCTTCCTGGTTAATCTCGCCGAAGATAACTACGTTCAGCACAAGGCGACTCATGAACAACTGATTCGTCGCACCCAGTCTGGTGTGGGGCGCCGGGTCGATCTTGAGCAAGCCGGGAGCCGTCTGGCCTTGGCTGAAATCAATCTGACGACCGAGACGGCAAACCTGCATGACGTCACGGCTCGCTATCAGCGCTTGGTTAACAGCCAGCCGCCGGGCTCGGTGATTCCGCCGAGTCAGTTGAGCAATGGTTTGCCGGCAAGCCAGAAAGCAGCTCAGGATGTTTTGTACAAGAAAAACCCCGCCTTGTTGGCTGCTGTTGAAAACATCGAAGCGGCTGAGCGCGATATGGCTGTGCGGCGTGCTGCTTACTCGCCCAAACTGGATTTTCGTGCGCGGACCGATCACACCAAGAATTACCTCGGCGTAGATGGTGATCGTGTTCAGAATGTTGCTGAACTGGTAATCAACTGGAACCTGTTCAATGGCGGTTCAGATCGGGCGCGGGAGCGGCAGTATGGTGAGCGCAAGAACATTGCTCTTGATTTGCGCGAAAAGGCGTGTCGCGATACCCGTCAGACCCTCTCGATTGCCTACAATGATGTCTTGCGGCTGAAGGAACAGGCCAATTATCTGGCGACTCAAGTCAGCTTGCTTGAAAAGACCCGCGATGCTTATCGGGATCAATTCAATGTCGGTCAGCGCACCTTGCTCGACTTGCTCGATACCGAAAACGAGTTGCTGAGCGCCCGTCGGAATGCAGTCAATGCCGATACCGATCTCAGCCTCGCCTATCTGCGTACTTACGCCGGCATGGGTACCCTGCTTGAATACCTCGGTTTGCAGAAGCTGGATGTTCGTGATCCTGAAAGCAGCGAACTTGCCTCGGTTGATGCCAGCCAATTCTGTCCGAATGATTCGATCAGTACCTTTGCATCTGATCGCGAGGCTTTGAATGCTCGTGCAATGAGCCAGCTCAATACCAAGCCGATGGCTCCGCAGGTTGCTTTTGCTCCTGCTGCAGCAAGCGCCAACGATGACATCATTCGTCAGGTCAAGTCCTGGGCTGCCGCTTGGTCCGCCAAGAACTATTCTGACTATGCCGGTTTCTATGCACCGACTTTCACCCCGGATGGCGGTCTGAATCGTGAAGACTGGGCGCAGTTGCGCCGCAGCCGGATCTCGACACGTGACAATATCAGCGTCGATGTTCAGGAAGTCACTGTTCGCATGGATGGAAAGGATCGCGCCTTCGCTGACTTCCGTCAGGTCTACCAGTCAAATCAGTACCGCGATGTCACGAAGAAGACACTCGAAATGATTCTGGTTGGTGGCAAGTGGCTGATCAATCGCGAGGGATCTTCTCCTTGTGCGGGGAATACAGTTGGTGGCTGTAAGGTCACCGGTGGCAAGTAG
- a CDS encoding HAMP domain-containing sensor histidine kinase has protein sequence MVVPASRPSIGKVISYCVNSVGRLFWKFFLFVWLAQLAGILGVGLVFWLEHRRTDQMVESGRAMSLPEPPPHFDALRRLPPDFGRGPPQGDHPAPPPGEFRIPFVPALATLLASLACAFALAWYFAKPIRILREAFDAAAEGDLDVRIGQRMGGRDDELVDLARDFDHMTERLRVLMEGQKNLLHDVSHEIRSPLARLQAAIGLARQQPSRMGDSLDRIEREGERINQLVGELLTLSRLEAGVIGAFENVDMGELLVGIVEDARFEGVVRGVEIDFVAGEMVEVRANAELLHRAIENIVRNALRFSPEGGKVVVKAGREGGFFAFSITDQGPGVPDADLEAIFAPFFRQGGQGSGGGYGLGLAIAKRVLVAINGSIVASNGEAGGLVVKVLLRV, from the coding sequence ATGGTCGTTCCTGCATCCAGACCGTCTATCGGCAAGGTTATCAGCTACTGCGTGAATAGCGTGGGGCGCCTTTTCTGGAAATTCTTCCTGTTTGTCTGGCTGGCTCAACTTGCTGGCATTCTGGGGGTCGGGCTGGTTTTCTGGCTGGAACATCGCCGGACAGATCAGATGGTTGAGTCAGGTAGGGCAATGTCCTTGCCCGAGCCGCCTCCACATTTCGATGCTTTGCGCAGGCTTCCTCCTGATTTTGGACGAGGCCCCCCGCAGGGCGATCATCCCGCCCCGCCGCCGGGCGAGTTTCGCATCCCGTTTGTTCCTGCGCTGGCGACCTTGCTTGCAAGTCTGGCTTGCGCTTTCGCTCTGGCCTGGTATTTCGCCAAGCCCATCCGCATTTTGCGCGAGGCCTTTGATGCAGCGGCCGAGGGCGATCTTGATGTCCGTATCGGGCAGCGCATGGGGGGGCGTGATGATGAACTGGTCGATCTCGCGCGTGATTTTGATCATATGACTGAGCGTTTGCGCGTGCTTATGGAGGGGCAGAAGAACCTGCTGCATGATGTTTCTCACGAAATACGTTCTCCGCTGGCCCGCCTTCAGGCAGCCATTGGCTTGGCTCGGCAACAGCCTTCAAGGATGGGGGACTCGCTTGATCGCATTGAGCGGGAGGGGGAACGGATCAATCAGCTGGTGGGCGAGTTGCTGACATTGTCACGCCTGGAGGCCGGGGTGATTGGTGCTTTCGAAAATGTCGATATGGGTGAGTTGCTCGTTGGCATTGTTGAAGATGCTCGATTTGAGGGCGTGGTGCGGGGAGTCGAGATAGATTTTGTGGCAGGGGAAATGGTTGAGGTCAGAGCCAATGCAGAGTTATTGCACCGCGCCATTGAAAACATCGTTCGCAATGCCTTGCGTTTTTCACCGGAGGGCGGGAAGGTGGTGGTCAAGGCTGGGCGGGAGGGCGGCTTTTTTGCGTTTTCAATCACGGATCAGGGCCCCGGAGTACCAGATGCTGATCTTGAGGCAATCTTTGCTCCGTTCTTTCGTCAAGGAGGGCAGGGCTCAGGTGGTGGTTACGGACTGGGGTTGGCAATCGCGAAAAGGGTGCTTGTGGCGATCAATGGTTCAATAGTCGCAAGTAATGGAGAGGCTGGCGGCTTGGTGGTCAAGGTGCTTTTGCGAGTGTAG
- a CDS encoding response regulator transcription factor yields MNPGTHILLVDDDVELSGMLCDYLIQDGFAATAVNDGESGVAEALSGKYAIVVLDVMMPRVNGVEALRRIRAGSAIPVLMLTAKGDDMDRIVGLELGADDYVPKPCLPRELAARLRAILRRTQFPGEAASGAPLVIGALSVLSEQRRVEWAGAPVELTSTEFNLLEILARNAGRPVSKSDLSEQALGRPLARYDRSIDVHLSSIRHKLGVLLDGRSCIQTVYRQGYQLLRE; encoded by the coding sequence ATGAATCCGGGTACCCATATCTTGCTGGTCGACGATGATGTCGAGCTTTCAGGCATGTTGTGCGACTACCTGATCCAGGATGGTTTTGCTGCAACGGCGGTCAATGATGGCGAGAGCGGTGTGGCGGAAGCGCTTTCCGGAAAGTATGCAATCGTTGTTCTTGATGTCATGATGCCTCGCGTCAATGGTGTTGAGGCCTTGCGGCGAATTCGGGCAGGCAGTGCGATTCCGGTGTTGATGCTGACCGCCAAGGGAGATGACATGGATCGCATCGTCGGCCTTGAACTGGGGGCGGATGACTATGTTCCGAAGCCCTGTCTTCCTCGTGAATTGGCTGCCCGCTTGCGCGCCATCTTGCGTCGCACGCAATTCCCCGGTGAGGCTGCATCCGGCGCACCCCTGGTGATTGGCGCCTTGAGCGTTCTTTCCGAACAACGCCGGGTTGAATGGGCTGGGGCTCCCGTCGAGTTGACCAGTACCGAATTCAACCTGCTGGAGATTCTGGCCAGAAATGCAGGTCGACCGGTCAGCAAGAGTGACCTGTCGGAGCAGGCGCTCGGGCGCCCATTGGCTCGCTACGATCGAAGCATAGATGTTCATCTGTCGAGCATTCGGCACAAGCTCGGGGTTCTGCTCGATGGTCGTTCCTGCATCCAGACCGTCTATCGGCAAGGTTATCAGCTACTGCGTGAATAG
- a CDS encoding EF-hand domain-containing protein, translating to MVSSISSTASISQLFAKLDSKSQGYIEKSDLLSAFSQINSSSSDSSEIDDVFAALDSDSDGKVTESEFSTTLTKLQEELDSQLNEMRMNGFGGNQGSSGMASMPPPPPPQDDSGFTKEELTSQLDEIGSTDSERTSFISNIVSNFEAADADGDGKVTFAEAQSYNSDSSSTSTTSESTTSSTSNTTASNSEAEIMMKILQLMHAYGSSDQDQQNTTASSLLSVSA from the coding sequence ATGGTCAGCAGCATCAGCAGCACCGCATCCATCAGCCAGTTATTCGCCAAGCTGGACAGCAAGAGCCAGGGATATATCGAGAAAAGCGATCTACTCTCGGCCTTTAGTCAGATCAACTCAAGCAGTAGTGATAGCTCCGAAATTGATGATGTCTTTGCTGCACTCGACAGTGACAGCGATGGCAAGGTTACGGAAAGCGAGTTTTCCACCACGCTCACCAAGTTGCAGGAAGAACTTGACAGCCAGCTCAACGAAATGCGCATGAACGGCTTTGGCGGCAACCAAGGCAGCAGTGGCATGGCAAGCATGCCGCCGCCCCCGCCACCACAAGACGACAGCGGTTTCACCAAAGAGGAGCTGACCAGCCAGCTCGACGAAATCGGCAGCACCGACAGCGAACGCACCAGTTTCATTTCCAACATCGTCAGCAACTTCGAAGCAGCCGATGCCGACGGGGATGGCAAAGTGACCTTTGCCGAAGCACAGAGCTACAACAGCGACTCGAGCAGCACCTCAACAACGAGCGAAAGCACCACCAGCAGCACTTCAAATACAACGGCAAGCAACAGCGAAGCCGAGATCATGATGAAAATCCTGCAACTGATGCACGCCTACGGCAGTTCGGATCAGGACCAGCAGAATACGACTGCCAGCAGTCTGCTTTCGGTTTCAGCCTGA
- a CDS encoding cytochrome c — translation MQRNKILILGLLCSFLAACGEPADTRPGQPVTHRRQAFGQMLHAFEPMGQQLRKGQYKPDQFLLHAKALDAAKDGPWQYFGPDTNYPPTHATAKVWSEVASFERQRQAFLAATGDLLLAAESRDLKRVSAAYEAVHEQCRSCHKVFKD, via the coding sequence ATGCAACGCAACAAAATCCTGATTCTTGGCCTGCTTTGTTCGTTTCTGGCGGCTTGCGGCGAGCCGGCCGATACGCGTCCGGGCCAGCCGGTCACTCATCGTCGGCAAGCTTTCGGGCAGATGCTGCATGCTTTTGAGCCGATGGGGCAGCAATTGCGCAAGGGGCAATACAAGCCTGACCAGTTCCTCCTGCATGCCAAGGCATTGGATGCGGCCAAGGATGGGCCATGGCAATATTTCGGGCCGGACACCAACTATCCGCCAACGCATGCCACGGCAAAGGTCTGGAGTGAGGTGGCAAGTTTCGAGAGGCAGCGGCAAGCTTTTCTGGCTGCCACCGGAGATCTGCTGTTGGCCGCAGAAAGTCGTGATCTGAAAAGGGTGAGTGCCGCTTACGAGGCCGTGCATGAGCAGTGCCGCAGCTGTCACAAGGTATTCAAGGACTGA
- a CDS encoding sigma-54 interaction domain-containing protein — protein sequence MTAHFLSELISFLDGLPEPRIIMDGEYRIIAANAAYLKEFGDGAPIAGRCCYEVSHHFSVPCDQAGESCPLKQSLEAGAPQRVLHLHHTPRGEEHVDVETTPIRDDQGQVVYFVETMRIVRQASSRAAAQGLVGRSPAFVSMLEKVLRVANSNASVLLLGETGTGKELVAQAIHEASAREEGPFVAVDCAGMTETLFESELFGYEKGAFTGANHRKQGLVEAASGGTLFLDEIGELPLALQVKLLRLLETGTYRRVGGLDWLPANFRLIAATHRDLRSMVQAETFRRDLYFRINTFPIHTPALHERVEDIPLLAASLLERVDRKPRRQLTPAALAWLSCRRFSGNIRELRNLIERATLLADGDRIDLPHLTEMADDVAPAPVDPSAGFKLAAVVELAELEMRYIAWAEAQMPGDPGLLARLLGVSQRTLYRKLKEARAH from the coding sequence ATGACGGCACATTTTCTCAGCGAATTGATTTCCTTCCTTGATGGCCTGCCGGAGCCGCGCATCATCATGGATGGAGAATACCGCATCATCGCGGCCAACGCGGCCTACTTGAAGGAGTTCGGGGATGGTGCGCCGATTGCCGGGCGCTGCTGTTACGAGGTGTCGCATCACTTCAGCGTGCCTTGTGATCAAGCCGGCGAGTCCTGCCCGCTCAAGCAGAGCCTTGAGGCCGGCGCGCCGCAGCGAGTGTTGCATTTGCATCACACTCCTCGGGGTGAAGAGCATGTTGATGTCGAAACAACACCGATTCGCGACGACCAAGGGCAAGTGGTCTATTTTGTCGAGACCATGCGCATTGTTCGCCAGGCGAGCAGTCGGGCAGCGGCTCAGGGGCTGGTCGGACGTTCTCCGGCTTTTGTCAGCATGCTGGAAAAGGTCCTGCGCGTTGCCAATTCGAATGCATCGGTTTTGTTGCTGGGCGAGACGGGCACCGGCAAGGAATTGGTAGCGCAAGCCATTCATGAAGCGAGTGCCCGGGAAGAGGGGCCATTCGTCGCGGTCGACTGTGCCGGCATGACCGAAACCTTGTTCGAGAGCGAGTTGTTCGGCTATGAGAAAGGTGCATTTACCGGCGCGAACCATCGCAAGCAGGGGCTGGTGGAGGCGGCCAGCGGCGGCACGCTGTTTCTTGATGAGATTGGCGAGTTGCCCCTTGCGCTGCAGGTCAAGCTGTTGCGCTTGCTGGAGACGGGAACTTACCGGCGGGTTGGCGGGCTGGACTGGTTGCCGGCGAATTTTCGCCTGATTGCGGCGACCCACCGCGATTTGCGTAGCATGGTTCAAGCCGAGACATTTCGCCGCGACCTCTATTTCCGCATCAATACCTTCCCGATTCATACGCCGGCTCTGCATGAGCGGGTCGAAGATATTCCCTTGCTGGCGGCTTCGCTGCTCGAACGGGTCGATCGCAAACCCCGCAGACAATTGACGCCTGCCGCGCTGGCCTGGCTGTCCTGTCGTCGTTTCAGCGGTAATATCCGCGAACTGCGCAATCTGATCGAGCGCGCCACACTACTGGCCGATGGCGACAGGATAGATCTGCCGCATCTGACTGAAATGGCTGATGATGTCGCTCCGGCGCCTGTCGACCCGAGCGCTGGGTTCAAATTGGCTGCCGTGGTCGAACTGGCCGAGCTGGAGATGCGCTACATTGCCTGGGCCGAAGCGCAAATGCCCGGTGATCCCGGGCTGTTGGCCCGATTGTTGGGGGTCAGTCAGCGCACCTTGTACCGAAAGCTGAAAGAGGCCAGGGCGCATTAG
- the ccoG gene encoding cytochrome c oxidase accessory protein CcoG, translating to MNQPADKTEEMKPTGVSFYEKRKKIFAKGVRGYFDNWRIALVVLTQVIFYGGLWLEWNGRQALLLHLVERKFYIFGVVFWPQDVIYLATLLIVSAYALFLVTAIAGRLFCGYACPQTVYTQLFMWIENWVEGERNQRIKLDKEPMSARKLRIRATKHGLWLLLSLWTGFTLVGYFTPVSELIENVRTNNLGSWEIFWIFFYGGFTYLMAGFMREQVCKYMCPYARFQSVMFDPDTLIITYDPERGEQRGPRKKGVDAKAAGLGDCIDCGLCVQVCPTGIDIRNGLQYECIGCAACIDVCDQVMDKVDLPRGLIRYSTENALARHLTRKEILAHIVRPRILLYTAILVLITGLATWFLAHRIPLKVDIIRDRSTLAREADDGSIENVFTLQIMNTEEQAHRYKVVVDGLDGVKITGTSDVEVPAATLQSFMTVISAPPEAGQKGANPIHFEIVAQENPDIKVREKASFMMP from the coding sequence ATGAATCAACCAGCCGACAAGACAGAAGAAATGAAACCAACCGGGGTTTCCTTCTACGAAAAACGTAAAAAAATCTTCGCCAAAGGGGTGCGCGGCTACTTCGACAACTGGCGCATCGCGCTCGTTGTCCTGACTCAGGTCATTTTCTACGGTGGCCTCTGGCTTGAGTGGAATGGCCGACAAGCGCTGCTGCTGCACCTGGTCGAACGCAAGTTCTACATCTTCGGCGTCGTCTTCTGGCCGCAGGATGTCATTTACTTGGCGACCCTGCTGATCGTCTCGGCCTACGCACTATTCCTCGTCACAGCAATTGCCGGCCGCTTGTTCTGCGGCTACGCCTGCCCGCAAACGGTCTATACCCAGCTTTTCATGTGGATCGAGAACTGGGTCGAAGGCGAGCGCAATCAGCGCATCAAGCTCGACAAGGAACCGATGAGTGCCCGCAAGCTGCGCATCCGCGCCACCAAGCACGGCCTGTGGCTGCTGCTGTCGCTGTGGACCGGCTTCACACTGGTGGGTTACTTCACGCCGGTCAGCGAACTGATCGAGAACGTGCGCACCAACAATCTCGGTTCGTGGGAAATCTTCTGGATCTTCTTCTACGGCGGCTTCACCTACCTGATGGCCGGCTTCATGCGCGAACAGGTATGCAAGTACATGTGCCCGTACGCCCGCTTCCAGAGTGTGATGTTCGACCCGGACACGCTGATCATCACTTACGATCCGGAACGCGGCGAGCAGCGTGGCCCCCGCAAGAAGGGCGTTGATGCCAAGGCGGCCGGTCTCGGCGACTGCATCGATTGCGGCTTGTGCGTCCAGGTCTGCCCGACCGGCATCGACATCCGCAACGGCCTGCAATACGAGTGCATCGGTTGCGCCGCCTGTATCGACGTCTGCGACCAGGTCATGGACAAGGTCGATCTGCCGCGCGGCCTGATCCGCTACTCCACCGAGAATGCGCTGGCCCGTCACCTGACGCGCAAGGAAATCCTCGCCCACATCGTGCGCCCGCGCATCCTGCTCTATACCGCGATCCTGGTGCTGATCACCGGCCTGGCCACCTGGTTCCTGGCGCACCGCATTCCGCTCAAGGTCGACATCATTCGCGACCGCTCGACGCTGGCGCGCGAGGCCGACGACGGCAGCATCGAAAACGTCTTCACGCTGCAGATCATGAACACCGAAGAGCAAGCGCATCGCTACAAGGTGGTGGTGGATGGTCTGGATGGCGTCAAGATCACCGGCACCAGCGATGTCGAGGTACCGGCGGCAACACTCCAATCCTTCATGACCGTCATCAGCGCTCCGCCGGAAGCCGGTCAGAAGGGAGCCAATCCGATCCACTTCGAAATCGTCGCCCAGGAAAATCCGGACATCAAGGTTCGCGAAAAAGCCTCATTCATGATGCCCTGA
- a CDS encoding alpha/beta hydrolase, translating into MSAWWLLPPLMAAGVTLLNWAIRRGLAAPRLVSTAVPEGLPWQAVAVPTANGKKLFGYFIPGPSRAPALVVMHGWGGNAQTMLPLAAPLHGAGYTLLFLDARCHGRSDADSFASLPRFAEDIEAGLVWLQRQPGIDPVAYGLIGHSVGAGAALLAGTRQSTVKAVVSLAAFAHPAGMMRRWLAAMHVPYWPLGAYILAYVQRVIGYRFDDIAPSRSISRLFCPVLIVHGLADETVPFSEAQEIFAARATDLVELLLVPGSHDDYGDIELHLPAMLGFLATALLPAAV; encoded by the coding sequence ATGAGTGCCTGGTGGCTATTGCCGCCCTTGATGGCGGCCGGCGTTACGCTGCTCAATTGGGCGATTCGCCGCGGCCTGGCCGCGCCGCGCCTGGTTTCCACGGCCGTGCCGGAAGGCCTGCCATGGCAGGCGGTTGCGGTGCCGACGGCGAACGGGAAAAAACTGTTCGGCTATTTTATCCCCGGCCCGAGTCGTGCACCGGCGCTGGTCGTCATGCATGGCTGGGGTGGCAATGCCCAGACCATGCTGCCGCTCGCGGCGCCCCTGCATGGCGCAGGTTACACATTGCTGTTTCTGGACGCGCGTTGTCACGGACGCAGCGATGCCGACAGTTTTGCCTCGTTGCCGCGCTTTGCCGAAGACATCGAGGCCGGTCTGGTCTGGTTGCAGCGCCAGCCCGGTATTGATCCGGTCGCCTACGGTTTGATCGGGCATTCGGTCGGTGCGGGTGCTGCGCTTTTGGCCGGAACGCGGCAGTCGACCGTCAAGGCAGTCGTCAGTCTGGCGGCTTTTGCGCATCCGGCCGGCATGATGCGGCGCTGGCTGGCGGCGATGCATGTTCCTTATTGGCCGCTTGGGGCCTACATCCTGGCTTATGTGCAGCGGGTCATCGGCTACCGTTTCGATGATATCGCGCCTTCGCGCAGCATCTCGCGGCTGTTCTGTCCGGTGCTGATAGTGCATGGCCTGGCCGATGAAACGGTACCGTTCAGTGAGGCACAGGAGATATTCGCCGCGCGTGCGACGGATCTGGTTGAGCTATTGCTGGTTCCGGGCAGTCACGATGATTACGGTGATATCGAGTTGCATCTGCCTGCCATGCTCGGGTTTCTCGCAACGGCACTCTTGCCTGCTGCCGTTTGA
- a CDS encoding RNA-binding S4 domain-containing protein, which translates to MSIRFAVRGEYIQLDQLLKATGLCDSGGSAHAAIAEGRVKVDAAVDTRKRAKLRPGQKVTIGGETVELVAE; encoded by the coding sequence ATGAGCATCCGCTTTGCCGTGCGCGGCGAATACATTCAACTCGATCAACTGCTCAAGGCGACCGGCCTGTGCGATTCGGGCGGTTCGGCGCATGCCGCGATCGCCGAAGGCCGGGTCAAGGTCGACGCAGCGGTCGACACCCGAAAAAGGGCAAAATTGCGGCCGGGGCAGAAGGTGACGATAGGCGGCGAGACGGTCGAACTGGTCGCCGAGTAG
- a CDS encoding LutC/YkgG family protein, with protein sequence MSARDEILGRVRAGVGKDDFAARRARAEALLAAPVRGPQPVLDGDLVQRFRAKAESLASSVDSVSTPTEAPQAVARYLAAGGLGREAVLTGDLAALDWAASGLEVAVRPAVDADKVGISGCFCAIAETGTLLLLSGAATPATVSLLPETHIALVPVARIVATMEDAFALLRAERGSVPRALNFISGPSRTGDIEQTIVLGAHGPCRVHLILTGENS encoded by the coding sequence ATGAGCGCACGTGACGAAATTCTCGGCCGGGTCCGGGCCGGCGTCGGCAAGGACGATTTCGCGGCGCGCCGGGCGCGCGCCGAGGCGCTGCTTGCGGCGCCGGTCCGCGGGCCGCAGCCGGTGCTCGATGGCGATCTGGTGCAGCGCTTCCGCGCCAAGGCGGAGAGCCTGGCTAGCAGCGTGGACAGCGTTTCGACCCCGACCGAGGCGCCGCAAGCGGTGGCACGCTATCTGGCGGCCGGCGGGCTCGGTCGCGAGGCCGTGCTGACCGGCGATCTGGCTGCGCTCGACTGGGCGGCCAGCGGTCTCGAGGTGGCCGTGCGGCCAGCGGTCGACGCCGATAAAGTGGGCATTTCCGGCTGCTTCTGCGCGATTGCTGAAACCGGCACGCTGCTCCTGCTATCGGGGGCGGCGACGCCGGCGACGGTCAGCCTGCTGCCGGAAACCCACATCGCGCTGGTGCCGGTGGCGCGCATCGTTGCCACCATGGAAGACGCCTTCGCCCTGCTGCGTGCCGAACGCGGCAGCGTGCCGCGCGCCCTCAATTTCATCTCCGGCCCGTCACGGACCGGCGACATCGAACAAACCATTGTCCTCGGTGCCCATGGGCCCTGCCGGGTGCATCTGATACTGACCGGAGAAAACTCATGA